The genomic interval TCGTCCCCAGGCCGCCGGAAGTCAGCCACTGGCGCGGGCCATTGAACGGGTAATACTGCGCGACCCACATCTGATGTTGCCCGACGTCGGTCGAGATAATCGCCTCGCCTTTCGTCAGCGCGTGCAGCTCTTCGACAAGCTGCTGCGGCATGATCACGTCGTCGCGCTTTTCGTAGGTCAGCGGCGCGTACTCTTTCCACTCCTCGATCTGTTCCCACCAGTCGGCGAGCCGCGCACGGCTGGTCGCGCAGGCTTCGTCGCTCAGCATATCGATCATCTGCCGCATGACGCTGCGGGCGTCGCCGACGATGCCGACCTGAGCGCGGCGGTTCTTGTGAATCGAGCTGGGGTCAACGTCTACGTGAATGACGGCGGCCTGCGGCGCGAACTTGTCGAGCGCCCCCGTGACGCGATCATCAAAGCGCACGCCGACGGCGACGATCAGGTCAGATTCCGAGATCGCCATGTTCGCCCAGTAGGTGCCATGCATGCCGAGCATCCCAAGCGATAGCCGATGTCCCGACGGGAAGCAGCCCAGCCCCATCAAGGTCGGCGCGACGGGCAGGTTCAAGCGCGAGGCCAGCTCAAGCAATTCGTTTGCGCCGTTCGAGTGAATGACGCCGCCGCCGACATACAGAATCGGGCGGCGCGCTTTGCTGATCATCTCGACGGCGCGGCGCACCGCTTCGACATCGCCCCGTTGATAAGGCTGGTAGCCGGGCAGAAAGACGCGCTCCGGGTAATCGAACTCGGTGGTCTCGGCGGTCACGTCTTTCGGGATATCGATCAGCACGGGGCCGGGCCGACCGGTGCTGGCGATGTGAAAAGCTTCTTTGACCACATCGGCCAGGTCGCGCACGTCTTTGACCAGGTAGTTGTACTTCGTGCAGGGCCGCGTAATGCCGACGGTGTCGGCTTCCTGAAACGCGTCGGTGCCGATGAGCTTGCGCGGCACCTGGCCGCTGATGACGACCAGCGGCGTCGAATCCATGTAAGCGTTGGCGATGCCGGTGACGGCATTGGTCGCGCCGGGGCCTGAGGTGACCAGCGCGACGCCGGGCCTGCCGGTGGCTTTGGCATAGCCTTCGGCCATGTGGATCGCGCCCTGCTCGTGACGGCCAAGGACGTGATGCAGGCGGTCGCGCATGCGGCACAGCTCGTCGTAGATGTGCAGCACCGCGCCGCCGGGATAGCCGAAGATCGTTTCGACGCCTTCTTTGACGAGGGCTTCGCAAAGGATGCGAGCGCCGCGCATCACGGGCGCGCCGTGGTTCTCCGCTTCATCAAGCCGGGCGGCGGCGAGGTCTGCTGAGTTGGCTTTCGTCGTTGCCGACATGAATCGTTCTCCTGTGCGTTCTTTGCCGTGAGGTGTCTACCGGCGAGGGCTTGCCGAGCCCTATAAACTTGAAAGGCCATCATCCTTTGGCTTCGGATGATGGCCTTTCGCTTTCCCTTAGGCTTTGACCATCATCCGCTGCTGCCGATAAGCAGAATAAGGCTGATGATATTAATTACGAGGGCCTTGACGAGCGATTTAGCGACGACCGGGCGCACGGCAAGAGCGAAGCGCGTTCCTGCCGGCTCGGTGAAGCTGTCGAGTATGCTTGGCGTATGCAGCGTCATAACTCTCGATTGATCGCCCGAACGATTGACCTTCAAGGCTCTTGAAACCAGCCTAAGTGGTATCACGATTCCCCGGCACGGGCAAATAGATAATCCTTATCAGTTGATAAGCGAAAGGCATTAATAAACCGCAGAGAGCACAGAGGGACGCAGAGGATCATTCCGGCCTCTGCGTCCCTCTGCGCTCTCTGCGGTAAAATGAACGATGATGATCAGCCGTGAATCCGCGCCCCGGCTTCCGGCGACGCGGCTTCGCCGAGCGGCAGCACAGGCCCGAGCATTGCCGCCAGCTCCGTGTTGCTGTGGCGCAGGCAAAACGCTTGAAAGGTTTCGCCGTCATCGCGCTCCTGCTTGTAGCGCGTGAAGAGTTGCGCCATGCGCTCGGCCAGTTCTTCCGACGGAATGCGGACGCCGATTC from Blastocatellia bacterium carries:
- the ilvB gene encoding biosynthetic-type acetolactate synthase large subunit encodes the protein MRGARILCEALVKEGVETIFGYPGGAVLHIYDELCRMRDRLHHVLGRHEQGAIHMAEGYAKATGRPGVALVTSGPGATNAVTGIANAYMDSTPLVVISGQVPRKLIGTDAFQEADTVGITRPCTKYNYLVKDVRDLADVVKEAFHIASTGRPGPVLIDIPKDVTAETTEFDYPERVFLPGYQPYQRGDVEAVRRAVEMISKARRPILYVGGGVIHSNGANELLELASRLNLPVAPTLMGLGCFPSGHRLSLGMLGMHGTYWANMAISESDLIVAVGVRFDDRVTGALDKFAPQAAVIHVDVDPSSIHKNRRAQVGIVGDARSVMRQMIDMLSDEACATSRARLADWWEQIEEWKEYAPLTYEKRDDVIMPQQLVEELHALTKGEAIISTDVGQHQMWVAQYYPFNGPRQWLTSGGLGTMGFGFPAALGAQMAHPDKQVIAFVGDGGFQMTAQELATAVQYKANTKIVIMNNNYLGMVRQWQELFYDRAYSHVNMEWLPDFVKLAEAYGATGLRATRPEQLRATLQRGLATPGVVVMDILVAEEVNVYPMVPAGAGLKDMVLK